From the Rhodanobacter soli genome, one window contains:
- a CDS encoding DUF488 domain-containing protein yields the protein MSITIKRVYEPAAKADGYRVLIDRLWPRGLKKEAVPLDLWAKELAPSTALRKWFGHDPALWDGFRHRYASELDALAEYWQPLAERAARHHVTLLYGARDEEHNNAVAMKAYLENWLHTHGPR from the coding sequence ATGAGCATCACCATCAAGCGTGTTTACGAACCGGCCGCGAAAGCCGACGGCTATCGCGTGCTGATCGACCGGTTGTGGCCGCGCGGGCTGAAGAAGGAGGCGGTGCCGCTGGACCTGTGGGCGAAGGAACTGGCGCCGTCGACCGCCTTGCGCAAGTGGTTCGGACATGACCCGGCGCTGTGGGACGGTTTCCGCCACCGCTACGCCAGCGAGCTGGATGCGCTGGCCGAGTACTGGCAGCCGCTGGCCGAACGGGCCGCGCGACACCACGTCACCCTGCTCTACGGCGCACGCGACGAAGAACACAACAACGCGGTGGCGATGAAGGCGTACCTGGAGAACTGGTTGCACACGCACGGCCCGCGTTGA